In Prosthecobacter dejongeii, the DNA window AAGCGCTAGCGGCAGCCAAAGAAAGTGGGGCCAGCCCCTCACTACAAGTTGAACAGAAAGTCTCTCCGTCCCCTCACGTTACGGTTACCACCAAAGCTGCCACAGCCCCACCGCCTGTTTCCAAAGATATCAATGCGTGGATCGGGCTTCCCATGGATGACACCTATGTTGTTGGACTCGATAAGCGTGCTCTGGCTGGCATTGCGGCTGCGGCCCTGGCAATCATCGCCATATTCCTTCTGCGTAAAAAGTAATCACTGTCTCTTATGTCTCGGAAACTCATTGCCGCCTTGCTCCTAGTCGCCGCAGGGGCCCTGGTTCTTTACAGCCTGCGCTCGGGCAGTCGTGCAGCGGCACCGACGCTTACCGTGTATTGTGCTGCAGGTTTAAAGAAACCTGTCGAAGCTATCGCCGCACAATATCAAAAGGAGTTAGGCGTCTCCGTTTCCCTTCAGTTCGGCGGTTCAGGGACCTTGCTTACTCAGCTTCGAGTGGCTAACCGAGGGGACATTTTCATCGCTGCAGACGAAGGCTCTTTAGCAGATGCCCATAAGATGAAGGTGACGCGCGAAGTCCTTCCCTTAGCCATTCAGCACCCCGTCATCGCAGTGGCCAAAGGCAACCCCAAGAACATACGCACTCTAGCCGATCTAGAAAAGCCAGACGTGCGGCTGGCCCTCACCAACCCCGAGGCTGCCAGCATCGGTAAGGTCACCCAAAAGTTGCTCGGCCCACGCTGGGAAAACCTGGTCCAAAAAGCCGCCGTCATGAAACCCACCGTCACCGAGGTCGCAGCAGACACTCAGTTAGGAGCCGTAGATGCCGCCCTCGTTTGGGACAGCGTTTTAGCCCAGTTTAAAGATCTCGAAAAAGTGGAGGTTCCAGAGCTTTCGAATCACGAAGAAAAAGCCAGTGCAGCGATCCTCAACAGCGCCGCATCTTCTACTGAGGCCCTTAAATTCGCCAGATATATGGCAGCCCCTGATAAAGGTGGCCTCATCTTTAAAACGTTAGGCTTTCAGCCAGCAGGAGGAGACAAATGGGCAGCTAAACCCGAACTCATTCTTTATAGCGGTGGTGTCAATCGACCCGCCATTGAAAAGCTTGTGCAGGACTTCGCCACCCGTGAAGGCATCAGCATCACCACCGTTTTTAATGGCTGTGGCATCCTCTGCGCGGCCATGAAAACCATGGGTGACAGCACCAGTCCCAAGTTCCCCGACGTCTATTATGCCTGTGATGTTTGCTTTGTCCCACCTGTAGCCGAACACTTTCCAGAAGCGGTGTTGCTAACAGAAGCCCAAATCGTCATTGCCGTGCCGAGAGGCAATCCCAAAAACATCCGCACCCTGGCAGATCTCGCCCAACCAGGCCTTCGCGTCGGCCTTTGCAATGCCGAGCAATCCACGCTCGGTTTCATGACTCAGGGAATTTTGAAGTCCATGAATCTCCTGGAGAGCGTTAGCAAAAACGCATCTAGCCAAGTTCCCACCGGCGATTTTCTCGTCAATCAACTCCGCACTGGTTCCCTAGATGCGGCCATCGTTTATCAGATCAACATTCAGAATCAGTCCCAGCAATTCGACGCCATTCCTCTACCGGCGGACAAAGCGAAAGCGGTTCAACCCTTTGCCGTTCGAGCCAATTCCCCTAACAAACAACTCGGCCACCGAATGCTCCTTTGGTTACAAGAAAATCAAAAGAGCTTCACCGATGCCGGTTTTGTTTGGAAAGGTAATACCCCAGCCATCAAAAGCAGCGAGATTGAAGTCCCCGAATGGCTAAAACAGAAGTGAGCGAAGAGTTGCAGCGCACGTGGATCATGAAGATGTTATCGCTAATCATGCGCCTTTTTTTGCTATCGCTCAGTTTCTGTCTCATGGCTTGCAAGCCTCCATCCATCGCCCCTGCGGCAGTGGAACCGCCAGCTGTCCTTTTGCCAGACAGTGTGCAGCCATTAACCCCTGCTGAAACAGCCACTTGGATCACCACTCATCCTGGTGCTTTGATCCTGGATCTCCGGATGCCGGAGGAAGTCACTCGTGAAGGCAAACTTACGGGATCTCAAAACCACGATTACCTCCAACCCTCCACGACAGAATACCTATCAAAACTAGATCGCCGTAAGCCCTACCTTTTGTATTGTGCCATCGGCGGCCGCTCCACCCGTGCTGCTGTGCAAATGCAAAACCTAGGTTTCACACAACTTTTCATTCTCAAAGGTGGACTTAATGCTTGGCTTACCGAAGGCCGCGAAGTCATCAAGTAGGTGTGGTTGTCAGCCCCTGCGGAGACATCATTCAAACCTCGCCCAACTGAGCTGCCCCACCAGGTTGCACCTGGAGCCATTCGTTCTACTTCGCGATCTAGCTTTTCAGTTCAACCTTCTTGCCTAATGGACTTTAAAAAATTCCAGTCTAGCAATCCAGCCTGCCGTTTATTGACGAAAGCTTGTGGCCACGGCTCCGCAACGTAGAGACATTTTTCACCTTTCCGATCACAATCACGATAAGTCCAAAATTCGTTTTCATCGAGCCTGAATCCGTCGCGCATCTCCCCATGGTAACACTGGACAAAGCCACTGTCACCAAACGACCAAGAACTAGACCGCTCGCTTTCGGCTACGCTCTAAAGGTTAGGCGATCCCCAGATACGGAAAACGAGGTGAAAGCCACGCCCCTAACCGAAAGCACGAAAAAGAATCGTCATGCTTTCAGGTTACTAGATTCACTATTCCGCTCAGCCACTAGACCGACTGATTTCAGGCAACAGTGATTCTACTACCGAGTGCCAAAACTACTTTCTGAAAATGAAATAAACCGCACCACACATGCAACAAGCCGCCCACAGATAATCCCATTTCAAAGGCTGTTTCATGTAGAAGAATACAAATGGCACAAACACCGTCAGCGTAATCACCTCTTGGATGATTTTGAGCTGAGGCAGATTCAATGCGGTGCTACCGATGCGATTCGCTGGCACCTGCAGCACATATTCAAAGAAGGCAATCCCCCAACTCAGTACCGCAGCGATGAACCACGGCTTGGCCTTCATATCCTTGAGATGGGCATACCAAGCGAAAGTCATAAAAACATTCGCCACAGAAAGAAGACAGACGGCTTTAACGATCGCCCAGTTCATAAGCTTTTTTATTCCACCAAATACAAGATGCGGCCACAGCTTTCACACTGGGTCATAAGCTCTCCTGCACGAAGTTGCTGCACGGTACCCATCACTACTTTCATGTGGCAGCCTCCACAGATACCGTTGGTCAAAGCAACCACTGCGGAGTCACCTTTTTTGTTAAACAAGCGGTCATAAAGACTGAGAGTTTCGGGTGCCACGGGCTCGGCCAGCGTTTTGCGTTCAGCCTCTTCACTTACCAAGCGAGTTTTTACCCCTTCCGCACGGACGGCCAAAGATTTTAAATCTTCATTCACACGCTCCTGGGTCACCGCCAGTTTAGCCTGTGCTTCTTTCAAAACGGCTTTGGCAGCTTCCAGCGCTTCCATGTGCTCCAGCTCCGTATCCTCCAAAGCGTGAACGTCACTTTCGTAGCGTTTGATCTCATGCCCTAAGGCCTGGAATTCATCATTCTTTCGAGTCTCAAACTGCTGGTCGTGCAGACGTTTGATGGAGTTTTGACGAGTGGCAATGTCCAGCTCAACCCCTTTGATTTTCACTTCGATTTCTTTAGCCCGCTGATTGGCCGCCTCGACGGCAGCTAAATCACCCGCAAGCTGCATTTTGGCCATCGCCTCATTTTTGGGAATGTCTTTGAGCTCTTTCTGGAGGGCGCGGATACGCTGGTCTCTCTGCTGCAGTTTGATCAGTTGGGTTATTTCTGGAAGCATCTCATCCACATGATGGCGCAGAGTCACCCGAGCATGCAAGAGACATCATCACCGAATGAAAAACCCCCACTCTTGCGAGTGAGGGCCTTTCAAACCTTCATGAAAGATGAATTACATGGAACGACGGCGGCGCAGCCCCAGAACCATGAAGGCAAAGAGCAACAACATGACACGGCTTGGCTCAGGAATGACCACCAAGATGCCTGCGGTGCTGAACAAGCTGGTATCCCAGAACAGGTTATTACCCAGAGTTGGAAGAAGCAGGCTATCCACAGAACCAGGATTGAAGGTGCCGACGCCGCCCGAATCACGAACACCCAGAGTGTTCCAGTCGAAGAGGTTGAAGATGTCCCCGAAAGTGTAGTTCGTGTAGCCATCTGCAGTCACAGCCACCGTTGGTGAGCCAGTGGTGCCATCCGTTAGGTTCAGGGCTCCCGTAACACTGATGAAATCATGATTCCGTGTGCCTGAAGCCTGAGCGGTATTCCAGAGTGCACGCTCTGCGGGTGACAAAACGTTGTTGTAATAGTCGAGCGCTGAAATCGGTGACAATTCGTATGCCGCCGTGTAGCCAGCGGAGTTCAGCGTTGGCATGGAGACATTCATGCGGATCTGACCGCCTGTGGTTCCACCAATCACAGTCCCGAGAGTGCCTGTGATGCTCAGATTGCCATTCCGATCAACAGCAAGCATTGCCGTGGAATCACCAGGGGAAAGAATCCCGCCGCTAGCGATAGTGGTATTACCCCCAAGAGTGCCGGTGCCCGCCAGTGTCGCGCCGCTGGCGACAGAGATGGCACCAGAACCCGTGCTTGCATTCAACACCGTGTTATTGCCGATCTGAAGCAAACCCGCATTCACCGTGGTGGTGCCTGTGTAGGTGCTGCTGCCAGTCAAAATCCAGGTACCTGCACCAGCTTTGACCAGGGAAGTTGCACCACTACCGTTGTTACCCAGCGGAGCTGCAAAGACGTTGGCCGCAGCGTTGATCCCACCTAAAGTAAAGCTGCGAGCAGTATTTGTTCCTGCCAGAGTTGGGGCCGCTGTGTTGGTGAAGTTCACCGCCCCTGTTCCAGAAGACTCAATGGTTGCACCTGTCGTGCCGATGGTGAAGCTGCGATTGGTGCTATCACCTGCCCCAATGTATCGAACGGTGCTACCGTTGATCACCAAGTTGGCTGCGGCATTGGTCGAGTTACCGATGCTGCTGGCAGAACCGCCATTGTCGAGTTTCGTTACTTCGAGCACGCCAGCATTCACGGTGGTGGTGCCTGTGTAATCACTGACGGAACCAGTCAGAGACAGCGTGCCAGCCCCGGCTTTCACAAGAGCCAAGCGGCTGCTAGTCGCGGCAGTGTCATTGTCTGTAAGGACACCTGCGAAGGTGCTGTTGTTCGCGTCACCGACGGTCAGCGTCTTGGTGCTGTTAGCAGAGTTGGTGATGAAACCTGCCCCACTGATGTTAGCCAGGGTTTGATCAAAGTTATTCAGATCATAACCTGCACCTGCACTGACAGCAACGGCGCTAGTCACAGGGACGGCGTTGTTCACACCATTGCGGAGAATACCGCCGATCACTGCCACGCCTGCACCCCCGAAGGTATTGCCAGCACTGGAAAGAATCAACGTACCAGCACCTGATTTAGTAAGCGCTGTTCCCGTTGCCGTGCTCGTGATCGCACCGCTGATAGTTGCGGTAACGGCAGGGCTTGTGACAGCCAAGTTGCGTCCAGCAGCACCTAAGTTCATCGCACCAGAGAGCGTCAGGTTATTGCCTACCAGCGTGCCACCGAAGGTAAAGTCACCATTCACAGTGGTCATGTTACCAATTGTGCGTGCAGTGCCATCGCTCAAGAGAGCCGTGCCACCTTCGATCGTCAGGGTGCCCGTTCCCACTGGACCATTGGTCACTGCTGGAAGGGTACCAGTAGTGCTGTTACCAAAGATCAGACTGCCTTGATTGAGGTTGAAGCCAGTGGTGAAGGTATTTGCACCGCTGAGAGCCAAGGCACCGGCTCCAGTTTTGGTCAGCGTCAGGAAACCGCCCGTACCATTGATCGGGGCCGTGATATTCAGGCCCGTCTCAGCCAGGCCCGCATTCACGGTGATGACTGGATTTGGATGGCTGAAGGTCAGGGCGCTGTTAGCTGCGGCACTTGTAGCGGCAGCAATCGTTGGCGTCGTTGCAAGGCTATTGTTGATCGAGGTGAGCGGTGTTGCGGAGGAGAGCACGATCGTGCTCAGAGCTGTCGGTGCACCGAAGTTCAAACCAGGGTTGGCGGTCCCACCCTCATTATTGAAGGTCAGGCTAGACAAGGTCTGGCTAGTCGTCGCGGTGTAGGCAAAGAGGTTCAAGGAGCCCCCACCATTCAGCGTGACATTGCTTGTAGGAGCGATCTGGCCCACAGTCGCGTTGCCTAGGGTGACGCCCGCATTCGTGATCGCCAGGTCGCCAGGGATCGCGATGAAGCTAGGGTTCGCCAACAAGGTCGTCGAGCCACCATTGATGAAGGTGCCACCTGTGTAGGTATTGGATGCAAACTGAGGACGCAGGCTCAATACGCCGGGACCATTCGAGATCAGCGCCGAGCTACCCACAATCGCAGGCTGGATTGCCGTCGTGCTCTGGTTGATGTAGAAATACAGATCTGCTCCTGTACCCGTGATGGTATTAGTCGCATCCGTCGCAGTCAGCGTAATGCCTACGTTCGCGTTGGTGATCAGACCCACATTCAGAGACAAGGTAGCGCCCGAGTTGAAGGTGAAGTTCGTGGTGGCTGTTTGACCGCCGATGCGCCAGGAGTTCGCCACTCTTGCACCCGTGGTCAATGTTCGGGCTGTAGCACCATCGCTGTAGTTGCCTGTAGCTACGGTCGTAACACTGACGTCCGATCCAGTGAAAGCTGGAGCAACAAAGCCACCATAGCTGTTCCCCATGGCAACTACGCCGAAGGTATCGGAATAAGTAGCAAACGCGCTGCCATCAGCCACGGCCCAACCACCGATCAGGTTATTCACCAAGTTAGCAGAGCTGAATGCAGCACCGTTCAATTGGTTAATCATGATATTGCCATTAGTGGTCAGCCCCTGCCCGCCCAGTGTGTTAGAGCCACTGCTGTTATTGGTAGTGAATCCATTGAAGTTCACGCCGCTGCGGTTGGTTGGATTGCGGACCAGATTGCCGATGGTCAGCTTCACGGTGCTGCCAGAGCTGATGTAGGGCAATGTCGCAATCGTGTTCTGACCGCCTGCGATCGTGACGGAGTTCAGAGAAACCGTCGTATCCGTGGAACCCGCACCATTGATGCTGAAAGAACCACCTTGAAGGGTCACTGGCACTGTCGCTGCAAAACGAGTCGGATTCAGGTTTCCTGCCACATTGAGGCCATAGTTATCCCAGAGCAATGCGCCGTAGTTGACGTTCAGAGCAGAGGTCCCTGTCAAAGCACCGGAGTCACGAAGTTGGAGAGTGCCCCCGCGGATGGTTGTAGCGCCGGTGTAGGCACTTTCGTTGGTAAGCAAGGTGGTGGAGTTACCCGCACGAGTGAAAGCAATGTTACCATTGATCTGGCCACTGAAAGTGCCACCGCCCGTGCTGGTGAGGCTGGAGGCAGCCCCACTGTTGTTGATCACAGCATTCGAGGTTGGGAAGGCATTGTTGTTACTGATCGTGCCAAAGACCTGGCTGCTGCCGTTCAATTCAAGCGTGCCAGAATTGACCTGAAGAGCATTCACGGTCGCAGCTCCCTGAGTAGGGGAGACCACGATGGATCTGTCTCCGCCATTCAGATTCACGGTGCCGCCACTGACGACCAAGCCACCGGTGAAGTAAGTGGCTCGGTTCAGGTTCAGCGTACCACCATCAGCCTTATCCAGACCACCTGTGCTGCCGATGCCGACAAAGCTATTCGCATTGAACACGGCATTACCCACCGTGTGGAGTTTGATCGTCGTGCCACCGTTACCTGCCAAAGAGCCGATAGAAGTTGTTACTGTGCTGTCATTCAGCGCCAGAAGACCTGCGACGTTCAGAGACTGCGTGAGCAGCGTGCCGCCTGGCCCGTAAGAACCGAAAGCGGTCGCATCCAAGCCGGACAGGAGATTCGCAACACCGCTGAGGGTGAGGCTATTCGCGTTCGTATTGGCGCGGATGACTGCATCGCTGTTGAGGATACCCGCGTTCTGAGCCGTAACCCAGGTGGTTGGGGTGGTATTCAACTCAGCGGTCGTCAAAGCACGCACACGGTTGGTGTTTACCGAGTCACGCACCAGGAAGCCAGTGCCAAGCCCAGTCGCAGAAGAATCCACCAGGATGTCTGGACGGATGGACATGTTCGTAGAGTTGTTAGCTCCGCCGCCTTGACCGCCTTGGAATGCAGCGTTGGTCAGAGTCAAAGTAGAAGCACCATTGCCAGCTACGGTGCTAATCCCACGAATGAGTCCAGTTCCGCTAGTGTTGGGGTTTCCAAGAGTCACGACCGTCACGTTCAGAGGCTGGGCCACATCTGGGGTCAAATTCACCACGCCCATACCGTTCTGGAAGGTGAGGTTATTGATCGCCTCGGTGGTGGTGGTGGTGCCGTTACCGATGATTTCAAAGGCTCCACCCTGCATCGTGACCTGGCCCGCCGTGCCATTCAGACTCAAGCGATTGTTCACATTTGAGAGCGTGTTATCGAGAGTCAGCTTACCGTTAGTATTGACGATGAAGGAAACCGCTGATGTCGGAGCCGTCGCCGTTGGGACAGAAACAAAGGCTTTGCCGGCACCGCTGTAGGTGATGCCACCACCACTCACGGTGATGCTACCCGAGGACCCAGTGGTCGCGTTCTGAACAGAATCAAAGGTCAGCACCCCGGTGCCCACTTTATTGATGTTAACCGCGTTTGGAGCAGCGGCATTGAAGCGGCTGAACTGACCGGAAAAGGTTGAATCTGTGTTGTCAAAACCCACCGTCAAAGTCGGCGTGCCAGTGTAGCTAAAGATCTCGCCGCTACCTTCCAAGGATCCCCAAGCTGTGCTTGCACCAGACAAATCATAGCGGGTGCCTGCATTCAGAGCCAGACGAGCAAAGCGAGAACCCGTGTTTGTCGTGCCGTTTCTCAAGCCGCCAGACACCACAGTCAGCTTCCCAGTGAAGATTTGCTGCGCACCCAGTTGCAGGACCCCGTTACCCGTCTTGTTGATACCGCCGGAGGAACCGACGATGCCCTGAACGATAAGAGCGGCCTGAAGCGGCGATACATCGGTCACTCCATTGGCGCTGATCGGAGCCACGTTAATCGTATTGACGGAGGTGCCGAAGTCGATCCGGCCCGCCAGAATGTTTGTGGTTCCCACATTGGAGGAAGTAGCGACCACACCGGCAGAACCGATGGTCAGCACTCCCACGGAACCTGCTCCGGTAGATGAAGTTGTCGAAAAGGACTGCACCGTTGGGTTTCCAGTTCCACCCGTGTTATTGAAGACAAAACCCTGCTGGGTGTTGTTGCCAAAGTAATTCAACGTGCTGCTTCCATTGAGGGTAACAATGTTTCCTGTGGCGATCTGGCCGGCAGAATTATTCATGTTCACCGTCGCGCCATTCAGCACTAGACCATTGGCTGCAACCGTCGCCTGAGGCACAACAACTCCACCGGTTGCATGATTCAGGTTCAGTGTGCTTCCATGCACCACCGTGCCTCCCGTGTAGCTAGCATTAGGATTGACCAAATTGATCGCTCCACCCGAAGGAGTCAGCACGACACGCACAGAGGAACCGATGCCATTGGTGTTATCCACCAACCGTGAATTGATGGTGAGGGTGTTCGCACGGTTGTAGATATACAAGTCCGAGTTTGCAGATGGCGTCAACCCACCCGCAGTGATGCGTCCAGAATCCAGAGTTGCTCCAAAGTTCTGATTCGCGTTAGGCCCGATAAGACCGCCACTGACAATGTTCAGTGTATCCGTAGGCGTTGCAAAATTCAGGGCAATGTTGGAACCAGACAAGCTCAACGAGTAAATCGTAGATCCACCATTTGGAACCGTAGCGGTCGCATTGAAACGGACGTTGTCATTGCTGTCTGCACCGATGAAGGAATTATTAAAGTCGTACTGCGCAGCACCTGCCTGGTTGAGTGAGGCAAGCCCAAGCCCTGGAATGTAGGTCAAGAACTCATTCGCACTGCTGATGGCCCAGCCACCCACAATGTTATTTGTGAGGCCGCTACCATTTGCAGAGTAGGCCACCGACGTTGTAGCCACGCCATTCAGAGTGCCCACCGTTACGCGAGAGTTGCTGCCAATGGTGCCCAAGTTTGTCCCCTGAACAATCAAAGTCGCCGAGGATCCTGCGGGGCGAGACAGACTGGCCAAGCTGACATCGACTGAGTTGATGCCTGTGCCGCCGATCAATGGGTTGATCACGTTAAAGCCTTCAGCCACAGTAACGGCTCCAAGAACTTCCGAAGAAGCAGTCTGGGCGCGGCCCTGAATGGTCAGCGTGCCACCACGAATGGTAATGGTCGCAGAATCGTTCAAGCGATTTGCTAGGTTGATCGTGCTCGTGCCACTATCAAGCAACAGGGTCGCATAGTTCAACTCCAACGACGAAGTCCCACTGAAGGCAGCTTCATCGCGCAACGTCGTCGTGCCACCATTGATCAGGGTGCTGCCAATATAAGTCTGATTGCTGTAAAGTGTCAGAGTGTTCTGGCCAGAACGAGCAAAGTTAACATTACCCTGGATCGAGCCTGCAAAGCTGCGGCCTGCGTTGTCTTGGTTAACGAACAAGCTACCAGTTCCCGAGCTGCTTGTGACAATACCGCCGCCGTTGGCCACCACTGAGTCTCCGAAGAGAGAGAGAATCTGCTGAGAGTTACCATTCAAATCCAAGGTGCCGTTGTTCAGAGCCACAAAGTTATTGGTCTGGATGGCGTTCTTGGTGTTGGAACCCAGACGTAGGGTACCACCATTGATGACCAACTGGCCACTTATGGTATTGATCCCCAATCCAGCAAGTCCAGCCACAGAAGCAGTCGCAGGTGCCAGAGTCAGCATGCCTGCCCCCGCCTTCACAAAGCCGATGCTACCATTCGCCTGACCGTTACCGCCATTGATCGTTGAGTTGATCGTCAGGTCTCCCAAGGTCCAAATATTCAGAGGAGAAAATCCACTGGTCTGGTTGATGACACCACCCGTGATGACGGATGTGCTCCCACTCCGGACGAGGATACCACCGCTGCTCAAATTGAACAATACGCCATTGCTCAAGCTGAGTCCGGCATTTCCTTCGATTGTCACCGAGTTGGGTGTCACCCCGGTTGTCACTGCCGTTGAGCCACTGGTCAAGAGAACGTTGTTGTTCGCAGCGACGGTGTTATTGGCGCTATACTCATTCGCTGCCAGCGGACGTAAGATGGAAGTAGCCGTGCTTGCCGTGGCGAAAGAAGTACCATTACCGTTCGCTGTGGCATCAATCAGAGCCCAAGGAAGAATTCCTTTGGTCGAAGTTCCGGCAGCACCGCCCTGGCCTGCAAAGGTAAAGCCGGTGCCTCCCGTGGAAGCAATCGTGGCGACTCCGTTAGCTGCGGCTGCGCCTAGGCTGGTGCCACGGAAGAGGACGGAAGCGCCCGAAGGAGCTGTCCCAGAGTTCTGTGCAGTCGCTGGGTTATTAGCCTGGCCAGAGAATACCAAGTTTGAACCACCACCTGCACCAGCCGTCACGGTGATCACCGAGTAACCACGGCCAAAGGTTGGAGAGCCGAAGGTTTCTGTCGTGGTCGCGGCAGCATTGCCGATGAGGTTGAGGTTACCACCAGTAAGGTTGATCAAGCGGCTGGAGCCGAGACGGTTGTTCAAGTTGGTAGCCGTATTGTCCAGCGTCAAAGTAGCACGTGGGAGCACCAGGAAGTTGGTGCTGGTGCTCGAGAAGCTGCCTCCCCAAGTGCCGTTTCCATTGAACAAAACGGTACCCGCATTGACACGGAAGCCCGTGGCATCAGAGATCAGGACATTGTTGGCGTTGCCAATCGTCAATGTTCCATTGCCATACTTTTGGACGGCAAAGAAACCGGTCGCTCCGCTGCCAGCAGCCAGCGCAGTGCCGTTAATGTTGATGTTGCCTGCACCCGTGAACCAGAGTTGATGGTTCGCCAGAGTGTTTGTCACACCGCCAGTGATATTCAGTGTGCTACCCGCATCCGCACCAATCGCCGTATCCCAAGGCATGGAGATGGCACCCGCGTAAGTATTGACACCAGAAACGC includes these proteins:
- a CDS encoding zinc ribbon domain-containing protein, translated to MLPEITQLIKLQQRDQRIRALQKELKDIPKNEAMAKMQLAGDLAAVEAANQRAKEIEVKIKGVELDIATRQNSIKRLHDQQFETRKNDEFQALGHEIKRYESDVHALEDTELEHMEALEAAKAVLKEAQAKLAVTQERVNEDLKSLAVRAEGVKTRLVSEEAERKTLAEPVAPETLSLYDRLFNKKGDSAVVALTNGICGGCHMKVVMGTVQQLRAGELMTQCESCGRILYLVE
- a CDS encoding DMT family protein, with protein sequence MNWAIVKAVCLLSVANVFMTFAWYAHLKDMKAKPWFIAAVLSWGIAFFEYVLQVPANRIGSTALNLPQLKIIQEVITLTVFVPFVFFYMKQPLKWDYLWAACCMCGAVYFIFRK
- the modA gene encoding molybdate ABC transporter substrate-binding protein; the encoded protein is MSRKLIAALLLVAAGALVLYSLRSGSRAAAPTLTVYCAAGLKKPVEAIAAQYQKELGVSVSLQFGGSGTLLTQLRVANRGDIFIAADEGSLADAHKMKVTREVLPLAIQHPVIAVAKGNPKNIRTLADLEKPDVRLALTNPEAASIGKVTQKLLGPRWENLVQKAAVMKPTVTEVAADTQLGAVDAALVWDSVLAQFKDLEKVEVPELSNHEEKASAAILNSAASSTEALKFARYMAAPDKGGLIFKTLGFQPAGGDKWAAKPELILYSGGVNRPAIEKLVQDFATREGISITTVFNGCGILCAAMKTMGDSTSPKFPDVYYACDVCFVPPVAEHFPEAVLLTEAQIVIAVPRGNPKNIRTLADLAQPGLRVGLCNAEQSTLGFMTQGILKSMNLLESVSKNASSQVPTGDFLVNQLRTGSLDAAIVYQINIQNQSQQFDAIPLPADKAKAVQPFAVRANSPNKQLGHRMLLWLQENQKSFTDAGFVWKGNTPAIKSSEIEVPEWLKQK
- a CDS encoding rhodanese-like domain-containing protein; the encoded protein is MACKPPSIAPAAVEPPAVLLPDSVQPLTPAETATWITTHPGALILDLRMPEEVTREGKLTGSQNHDYLQPSTTEYLSKLDRRKPYLLYCAIGGRSTRAAVQMQNLGFTQLFILKGGLNAWLTEGREVIK